Proteins from a genomic interval of Bacteroidota bacterium:
- the dnaE gene encoding DNA polymerase III subunit alpha, with translation MSQFSHLHVHTQFSLLDGAAGISDLYKKAVNNNMPALAITDHGNMFGVFKFVAEANKYNTPENPNKIKPIVGCEFYLVEDRHKRQFTKEAKDVRCHQLFLAKNAEGYKNLVKLCSLGYIEGLYGKYPRIDKELILQYHKGLIATTCCLAAEVPRTILRKGEAEAEKVFKWWLDLFGEDYYVELQRHDIPDQNIVNEVLLRFAAKYNVKVIASNDSHYVNQEDSNAHDILLCINTGEKQSTPSAKDFGDEDGASQKGKRFAFFNDQFYFKTTEEMSALFSDVPQAIDNTNEIVSKITPLKLKQDILLPHFQVPKEFTSQDEYLKHITYEGAKQRYKELTPEIEERINFELFTVKTMGFAGYFLIVADFIKAGRDIGVFVGPGRGSAAGSAVAYCIGITNIDPIKYNLLFERFLNPDRKSMPDIDTDFDDIGRQKVIDYVVDKYGKNQVAQIVTYGTMAAKMSIKDVARVMDLPLQEANILAKYVPEKPGIELNRVINAPLTGDKSLKEVENIDGEDLEGVKKLREIAKGNDLQAKVLKEALILEGSVRGTGIHAAGIIIAPKDLTEIIPVATSKETQLLITQYDGKVIEDSGVIKMDFLGLKTLTILRDALQLIKQNHGVDINLDTIPLDDKKTFELYQKGDTNGTFQFESAGMQKYLKELKPDKFEDLIAMNALYRPGPIAYIPNFILRKHGKEAVAYDLPQMEEHLKETYGITVYQEQVMLLSQKLANFSKGDADVLRKAMGKKDKATLDKMKSKFIEGVTKNGLDAKTCEKVWHDWEAFAQYAFNKSHSTCYAMVAFQTAYLKAHYPAEYMASVLTHNLSNIDKITFFMEESKRMGVSVLGPDVNESEYHFSVNKKGDVRFGLGAIKGVGESAVISIVDERKLNGPYLSIFDLVKRINLRAANKKTFESLAYAGGFDSFTEMHRADYFCPEKEGGTYLEKIIRWGAATQESKTQVSNSLFGDGEEGTQIPEPTKPSTEPWGALEKLKHERDVIGFYISGHPLDNYKIEMQSYCQHTVADLKNNLPGLRGKDISIGGMIIAANHRISKNGKPFGSFTFEDYNDSHELVLFGEDYVKFKAFLSQGYFLYIKGKVQERFHQPDLLEFKVQSIQLLSELRDKLTKSLTISIPVPKVSDDLIQKIGETLKAFPGNCQLRFSLVDMEENYVVEMPSKKTKVSPSNELLNVLGEIAEISYKLN, from the coding sequence ATGAGCCAATTTTCGCATTTGCATGTGCACACACAATTTTCGTTATTAGATGGTGCCGCAGGAATATCCGATTTATATAAAAAAGCTGTTAACAATAACATGCCGGCCTTGGCTATTACCGATCATGGCAATATGTTTGGTGTTTTTAAGTTTGTTGCAGAAGCCAATAAATACAATACTCCGGAGAATCCAAATAAAATAAAACCAATAGTAGGTTGCGAATTTTATTTGGTAGAAGACAGACACAAACGCCAATTTACAAAAGAGGCAAAGGATGTCCGCTGCCACCAATTGTTTCTAGCAAAAAATGCCGAAGGATATAAAAATTTGGTAAAGCTTTGTTCGTTGGGCTATATAGAAGGGTTATATGGTAAATACCCTCGTATAGACAAAGAATTAATTTTACAATACCATAAAGGCTTAATTGCCACTACATGTTGCCTTGCAGCCGAAGTACCAAGAACAATTCTGAGAAAAGGAGAGGCCGAAGCAGAAAAAGTTTTTAAATGGTGGCTCGATTTATTTGGAGAAGATTATTATGTAGAGTTGCAAAGGCACGACATTCCTGATCAAAACATAGTAAACGAAGTTTTGTTAAGATTTGCAGCAAAATATAATGTAAAAGTTATTGCCTCCAACGATTCGCATTACGTAAACCAAGAGGATTCGAATGCTCACGACATTTTACTTTGTATAAATACCGGAGAAAAGCAAAGTACTCCTTCTGCTAAAGATTTTGGCGATGAAGATGGTGCTTCGCAAAAAGGAAAACGTTTTGCTTTTTTTAACGACCAGTTTTATTTTAAAACCACCGAGGAAATGAGCGCACTTTTTAGCGATGTTCCTCAAGCCATTGACAACACAAACGAAATTGTAAGTAAAATAACACCGTTAAAACTAAAACAAGACATTCTACTTCCACACTTTCAAGTACCAAAAGAATTTACATCTCAAGACGAATATTTAAAGCACATAACCTACGAAGGTGCCAAACAAAGATACAAAGAGCTTACTCCCGAAATTGAAGAACGAATAAACTTCGAATTATTTACCGTTAAAACAATGGGGTTTGCAGGCTACTTCTTAATTGTAGCCGATTTTATAAAAGCAGGCAGAGATATAGGTGTATTTGTTGGTCCGGGCAGGGGCTCGGCTGCAGGCTCGGCTGTTGCCTATTGCATCGGCATAACAAACATTGATCCGATAAAATACAATTTACTATTTGAGCGTTTTTTAAATCCGGATCGTAAGAGCATGCCCGATATTGATACTGATTTTGATGATATCGGTCGCCAAAAAGTTATTGACTATGTAGTTGACAAATACGGCAAAAACCAAGTTGCGCAAATTGTAACCTATGGCACCATGGCTGCCAAAATGAGTATAAAAGATGTGGCACGCGTAATGGACTTGCCTTTGCAAGAAGCAAATATTTTAGCGAAATATGTTCCGGAAAAGCCGGGAATAGAACTTAACAGAGTTATAAACGCTCCACTTACGGGAGACAAAAGCTTAAAAGAGGTTGAAAACATTGATGGAGAAGATTTAGAAGGCGTAAAAAAATTACGAGAAATTGCCAAAGGAAATGATTTACAGGCAAAAGTTTTAAAAGAAGCTCTAATACTTGAAGGTTCTGTAAGAGGCACAGGCATTCATGCTGCGGGCATTATCATTGCCCCAAAAGATTTAACAGAAATTATTCCTGTTGCCACCTCCAAAGAAACACAATTACTTATTACACAATATGACGGAAAAGTAATTGAAGATTCCGGTGTAATAAAAATGGACTTTTTAGGATTAAAGACACTTACCATTCTGCGCGATGCATTGCAGCTTATAAAACAAAACCACGGTGTTGATATTAATCTAGACACCATTCCGCTAGACGACAAAAAAACATTTGAACTATACCAAAAAGGCGATACCAACGGCACTTTCCAGTTTGAATCGGCCGGAATGCAAAAATATTTGAAGGAATTAAAACCCGATAAATTTGAAGATTTAATTGCTATGAACGCCTTGTACCGACCAGGGCCTATAGCCTATATTCCTAATTTTATTTTGCGTAAACACGGGAAAGAAGCGGTAGCATACGACTTACCGCAGATGGAAGAACACCTAAAAGAAACATATGGTATTACCGTGTATCAGGAACAGGTGATGTTGCTCTCGCAAAAGCTTGCCAATTTTAGTAAAGGAGATGCCGATGTATTGCGTAAAGCCATGGGAAAGAAAGACAAGGCTACGCTAGATAAAATGAAAAGCAAATTTATTGAGGGTGTGACTAAGAATGGATTGGATGCAAAAACCTGCGAAAAAGTTTGGCACGACTGGGAAGCCTTTGCACAATACGCTTTTAACAAATCGCATTCTACGTGCTATGCTATGGTAGCATTTCAAACTGCCTACTTAAAAGCCCACTACCCTGCGGAATACATGGCATCGGTGCTTACTCATAACCTGAGCAACATCGACAAGATTACTTTCTTTATGGAGGAGAGTAAACGTATGGGCGTATCTGTTTTAGGTCCTGATGTAAACGAGAGTGAGTATCATTTTTCTGTAAATAAAAAGGGCGATGTTCGCTTTGGATTAGGTGCTATTAAAGGAGTTGGAGAATCTGCAGTAATAAGCATTGTAGACGAACGCAAACTAAATGGACCCTATCTTTCTATTTTTGATTTAGTAAAACGTATCAATTTGCGTGCAGCAAATAAAAAAACATTTGAAAGTTTAGCCTATGCCGGAGGCTTCGATTCATTTACAGAAATGCATCGCGCTGATTATTTTTGCCCGGAAAAAGAGGGCGGCACGTATTTAGAAAAAATTATTCGTTGGGGTGCTGCTACACAAGAAAGCAAAACACAAGTATCAAACTCGTTATTTGGCGATGGAGAAGAAGGCACACAAATACCCGAACCTACTAAACCAAGCACAGAGCCTTGGGGAGCATTGGAAAAATTAAAACACGAACGAGATGTAATTGGATTTTATATTTCGGGGCATCCGCTAGATAATTACAAAATTGAGATGCAAAGCTATTGTCAGCATACTGTAGCTGATCTAAAAAACAATTTACCAGGTTTGCGAGGAAAAGATATTTCTATTGGTGGAATGATTATTGCAGCCAATCATCGTATTTCAAAAAACGGAAAACCATTTGGCAGCTTTACATTTGAAGATTATAACGATTCGCACGAACTTGTATTGTTTGGAGAAGATTATGTAAAATTTAAAGCTTTCCTGAGTCAAGGATATTTTCTTTATATAAAAGGAAAAGTACAAGAACGCTTTCATCAACCCGATCTATTAGAATTTAAAGTACAAAGCATTCAACTGCTTTCTGAGCTGAGAGATAAGCTAACCAAAAGTCTTACCATTTCCATTCCTGTACCTAAAGTATCAGACGATTTAATTCAAAAAATTGGAGAAACATTAAAAGCATTTCCAGGCAATTGCCAACTGCGTTTTAGTTTAGTTGACATGGAAGAAAACTACGTAGTAGAAATGCCATCTAAAAAAACAAAGGTATCGCCAAGTAATGAGTTGTTAAATGTGTTAGGGGAAATTGCAGAGATATCATACAAATTAAATTAA
- a CDS encoding T9SS type A sorting domain-containing protein, producing the protein MKAKTKTIAAIVALFAVGNISNVLSQSTVAWNANFGHAGFHTVYEESVESESVLDTLSNRIYRTSNSWDESIDYDQSAAKTNRKGNVISCYDATTGKYLWANEFKSHSYYHTFSDKLKITPIGKTKGVYVVGGFAGKISYNNGAVVTSVNASTDENISMDVFIYRINELGVATTAQPALIKPKNVGTSSNLAVHALTTDVNGSLVAVFQNWSDQYQTYDLDPTAGVKLAVVGENDLLLVKYDINLKYVNHIVVAAVGNDINITNVSCDKSKNIILSGVYVKGAGNTDGIDLDGFSPIKKIQNSTLTDSKRYPIIIKYHATMAYAWHTLVNTDVVYFLEPKAYANLDGSVIFTGILHTGQEIQFNSTAKFKAIGDSIVPYIAKYSKYGAFQSAYKETKSLPSTDWGYWSFSSSLDSKGNVYMAYPMGADLFMAKYKPTGNTFVLKWKNRIAKTSGQYASLTDCKLMPLKNSLIITAYANLGKYKLQVTGASPIINVNGDNASIMCRYNLSGSALSPLDQMDENNSNAYKNDITATDATALDATIYPNPVVTNVNVAIAGEMEGIVNAEVYNLNGQKMLQLTSETPNFEIPTSTLPNGIYLLNISNGLNLVQKKFVKTGN; encoded by the coding sequence ATGAAAGCAAAAACAAAAACAATTGCGGCTATTGTAGCACTATTTGCCGTAGGAAACATTTCTAATGTTCTATCTCAATCGACTGTCGCATGGAATGCGAATTTTGGTCATGCCGGATTTCATACAGTATATGAAGAGTCGGTTGAAAGTGAATCTGTATTGGATACACTCTCAAACAGAATTTATAGAACTTCAAATTCTTGGGATGAAAGTATCGATTACGATCAATCTGCTGCTAAGACAAATAGAAAGGGGAATGTAATTTCTTGCTATGATGCAACTACTGGAAAATATTTATGGGCAAACGAATTCAAGTCGCATTCATATTATCATACTTTTTCAGATAAGTTGAAAATAACTCCTATTGGTAAGACAAAAGGGGTTTATGTGGTTGGTGGATTTGCCGGGAAAATAAGCTATAACAATGGTGCTGTTGTAACATCTGTAAATGCGTCTACCGATGAAAATATTAGCATGGATGTTTTTATTTATAGAATAAATGAATTAGGTGTTGCTACAACTGCACAACCAGCATTAATTAAACCTAAGAATGTGGGAACTAGTTCAAATCTTGCAGTTCATGCACTTACAACAGATGTAAATGGTTCTCTTGTGGCCGTTTTTCAAAATTGGTCTGATCAATACCAAACATATGATTTGGATCCTACAGCAGGAGTTAAATTAGCTGTAGTTGGTGAAAACGATTTGTTGTTGGTTAAGTATGATATAAATTTAAAGTATGTTAACCATATTGTTGTTGCTGCTGTTGGCAATGATATAAATATTACAAATGTTTCTTGCGATAAAAGCAAGAATATTATTTTAAGCGGAGTATATGTAAAAGGAGCCGGAAATACGGATGGCATTGACTTAGACGGCTTTTCGCCAATTAAAAAAATTCAAAACTCAACACTTACGGATTCTAAAAGATATCCAATTATTATAAAGTATCATGCAACCATGGCTTATGCTTGGCATACTTTAGTAAACACGGATGTAGTTTATTTCCTAGAACCCAAAGCATATGCAAATTTAGATGGTTCAGTAATTTTTACAGGGATACTTCATACGGGACAAGAAATACAGTTTAATTCAACTGCAAAGTTTAAAGCAATTGGAGATAGCATTGTTCCATATATTGCTAAATACTCTAAATACGGTGCTTTTCAATCTGCTTACAAAGAGACTAAATCTTTGCCATCTACTGATTGGGGCTATTGGAGTTTTAGTTCTTCGTTAGATTCAAAAGGGAATGTTTATATGGCATATCCAATGGGGGCGGATTTGTTCATGGCAAAATATAAGCCAACTGGTAATACTTTTGTTCTAAAGTGGAAGAATAGAATTGCTAAAACGTCTGGGCAATACGCATCTCTAACAGATTGTAAATTAATGCCTTTAAAGAACAGTCTTATAATAACAGCCTATGCTAACTTAGGCAAGTATAAGTTGCAAGTTACTGGGGCTTCTCCAATTATAAATGTAAATGGTGATAATGCAAGTATTATGTGCAGGTATAATTTATCTGGAAGCGCCTTGTCTCCGCTTGATCAAATGGACGAGAATAATAGTAATGCATATAAAAATGATATTACTGCCACAGACGCTACTGCATTAGATGCAACTATTTATCCAAACCCGGTTGTTACAAATGTGAATGTAGCTATTGCTGGTGAAATGGAAGGTATAGTGAATGCTGAGGTATATAATCTTAACGGACAAAAGATGCTACAATTAACTTCAGAAACACCAAACTTTGAAATTCCAACTTCAACATTGCCAAATGGAATCTATTTGCTGAACATAAGCAACGGACTAAATTTAGTGCAAAAGAAGTTTGTAAAGACTGGTAACTAA
- a CDS encoding VTT domain-containing protein encodes MSVWEFIKELTNPESIIKYGGLALLLFVVFAETGLLVGFFLPGDSLLFTAGLLCGTGLFKTDIITLLVGLSLAGIVGNIFGYFFGKRVGPALFTRDDNLLFKKRYLTTTKEFYDRNGGKTLILGRFLPIIRTFAPILAGVINIDFKKFMLYNILGSIAWVLSLTLTGYYLGIKFPEIKNYLEYIIIALIVITSIPVYRTYKKEKNSNESSSK; translated from the coding sequence ATGTCTGTTTGGGAATTTATTAAAGAACTTACAAACCCTGAATCTATAATAAAATATGGAGGTTTGGCACTACTCCTATTTGTTGTGTTTGCAGAAACAGGACTACTTGTAGGTTTTTTTCTGCCAGGAGATTCACTCTTATTTACCGCAGGACTGCTTTGTGGAACAGGATTATTCAAAACGGATATTATTACGCTTCTTGTAGGGCTGAGCTTAGCAGGAATAGTAGGCAATATTTTTGGTTATTTTTTTGGTAAACGAGTTGGCCCAGCGCTATTTACCCGTGACGACAATTTACTGTTTAAAAAAAGATACCTAACAACAACAAAGGAGTTCTACGATAGAAATGGCGGAAAGACATTGATACTAGGGCGCTTCTTGCCTATCATTAGAACATTTGCACCAATACTTGCCGGGGTAATAAACATCGATTTTAAAAAATTTATGCTATATAATATTTTAGGTTCAATTGCCTGGGTATTATCGCTTACGCTTACGGGGTATTATTTAGGAATTAAATTTCCAGAAATAAAAAACTACTTAGAGTATATTATCATTGCACTTATTGTGATTACGTCCATTCCTGTGTATCGAACTTATAAAAAAGAAAAGAATTCAAATGAATCTAGTAGCAAGTAA
- the rmuC gene encoding DNA recombination protein RmuC, which produces MDILFLIVGITIGVIISYLYFKAKHTTNPQSNEDYQILLTEKTKLEERATAANTLKQELEKKNSELLETTSLLSEWKTKYINTEEKLTKQKQELEELNNRFTKEFENLANKIFEEKSLKFTEQNRNNLDTILSPLKEKIKDFEEKVDKTYKAESAERITLKTEIKNLVDLNKQISLEANNLATALKGNNKMQGNWGEVILEKILERSGLIKDEEYKTQYSTENNEGKRIQPDVVVLLPDNKHIIIDSKVSLIAYEALVNSTEDEEKQKLTKAHIESLKAHIKGLNEKNYQSSPQLSTPDFVLLFIPIESSFSMAIQADQELFNFAWDRKIVLVSPSTLLATLKTISSIWKQEKQTRNAIQIAEEGGKLYDKFVNFVEDLISVGKKMDEAKKGYSDAMSKLHEGTGNLVKRAENMKKLGAKTTKQLPTTLIERANENE; this is translated from the coding sequence GTGGATATTTTATTTTTAATAGTAGGTATAACAATTGGCGTAATTATATCGTACTTATACTTTAAAGCCAAACACACAACCAATCCACAATCAAATGAGGATTATCAAATTTTGCTTACCGAAAAAACAAAACTAGAAGAAAGAGCTACTGCTGCCAATACACTTAAACAAGAGTTAGAGAAAAAAAACAGTGAATTGCTTGAAACAACCTCTCTGCTAAGCGAGTGGAAAACCAAATATATAAATACAGAAGAAAAACTCACAAAACAAAAGCAGGAACTGGAAGAGTTAAACAACCGATTTACTAAGGAATTTGAAAATTTAGCCAACAAAATTTTTGAAGAAAAAAGTTTAAAATTTACAGAGCAAAACAGAAATAATCTAGACACGATTCTCTCTCCTTTAAAAGAAAAAATAAAAGACTTTGAAGAGAAAGTTGACAAAACCTATAAAGCAGAATCGGCAGAGCGGATTACACTCAAAACCGAAATAAAAAATCTGGTTGATTTAAATAAACAAATAAGCCTAGAAGCCAATAACCTTGCCACCGCATTAAAAGGAAACAATAAAATGCAGGGAAATTGGGGGGAAGTGATTTTAGAAAAAATTCTGGAGCGCTCCGGTCTTATAAAAGACGAAGAATACAAAACACAATACAGCACAGAAAACAACGAAGGAAAGCGTATTCAGCCGGATGTAGTTGTTCTCTTGCCTGACAACAAACATATTATAATCGACTCTAAAGTTTCCCTAATTGCCTACGAAGCACTTGTAAACAGTACTGAAGATGAAGAGAAACAAAAACTTACAAAAGCACATATTGAGTCGTTAAAAGCGCATATAAAAGGATTAAACGAAAAAAATTACCAATCTTCACCACAACTTTCTACACCAGATTTTGTTTTGCTTTTCATTCCAATTGAATCGTCTTTCAGCATGGCAATTCAAGCCGATCAAGAATTGTTTAATTTTGCATGGGACAGAAAAATAGTATTGGTAAGCCCATCAACGCTATTAGCAACACTTAAAACCATTTCGTCTATTTGGAAACAAGAAAAACAAACACGAAATGCTATACAAATTGCAGAAGAAGGTGGAAAACTATACGATAAATTTGTAAATTTTGTAGAGGATTTGATTTCTGTTGGCAAAAAAATGGATGAAGCTAAAAAAGGGTATTCTGATGCAATGAGTAAACTGCACGAAGGAACAGGAAACCTTGTAAAACGAGCAGAAAACATGAAAAAACTAGGCGCTAAAACTACCAAACAATTACCAACAACATTAATTGAGCGTGCTAATGAAAATGAGTAG
- a CDS encoding GWxTD domain-containing protein, producing the protein MSRSVIFIVLIGVNLSILLNGCFTSSKLSNQNISSMYKKESVDVQPDYIVYHNSKMESILYFKINSKELLYTKQPNGYFGCKVHLNYKIKTGIDSKEILDSATTIISDYMENDQLTGKDMYGKIEMKAPIGNSYILEITLTDINRNQDFVTYLQLDKYSIHSNQNFLVCANNTKIPSFKNHFPYNEKVNITYSQAIGSKLYVRYYKKDFPIASPPFSVAAIKSFDYKCDSTFTLDLSDSLTTTVTIPAKGFLHITADTLQKQGLTLYSFYNYFPEVSAPEQLVYPLIYITSQQEYNALLSAPNKKQAVEEFWVKIGGSKERARDLIKKYYGRVIESNKHFTSYLEGWKTDRGMIYIIYGAPNYVYRTANSESWTYGEENNLMSLNYTFIKVINPFTNNDYSIDRSSIYKDRWYRAVDIWRQGRIYLDN; encoded by the coding sequence ATGAGTAGAAGTGTTATTTTTATAGTGCTTATTGGGGTTAATCTTTCTATTCTCCTGAATGGTTGTTTTACTAGTAGTAAACTCTCCAATCAAAACATTTCAAGCATGTATAAAAAGGAAAGTGTAGATGTACAGCCCGACTATATTGTTTACCACAACAGTAAAATGGAATCTATACTCTATTTTAAAATAAATTCCAAAGAACTTCTATACACCAAACAACCCAACGGATATTTTGGATGCAAAGTACATTTAAACTATAAAATAAAAACAGGAATTGATAGCAAAGAAATTCTAGACAGTGCCACCACTATAATTTCTGACTATATGGAAAATGACCAACTAACAGGGAAGGATATGTATGGCAAAATAGAAATGAAAGCACCCATAGGAAATTCATACATTCTGGAAATTACCCTAACAGACATAAACAGAAATCAAGATTTTGTTACCTACCTACAGCTAGATAAATATAGCATACACAGCAATCAGAATTTTTTAGTTTGCGCAAACAATACAAAAATCCCTAGTTTCAAAAATCATTTTCCTTACAACGAAAAAGTAAACATTACATACAGCCAAGCAATTGGCAGCAAACTATACGTTCGGTATTATAAAAAAGATTTTCCTATTGCCAGTCCACCCTTTTCTGTAGCGGCTATTAAATCATTTGATTATAAATGCGACAGCACTTTTACTCTTGATTTATCGGATAGTTTAACTACAACGGTAACAATCCCTGCAAAGGGCTTTCTGCACATTACAGCAGATACCCTCCAAAAACAAGGATTGACACTGTACTCTTTCTACAACTACTTTCCTGAAGTAAGCGCTCCGGAACAGTTAGTTTATCCATTAATTTATATAACATCTCAACAAGAATACAACGCCTTATTAAGTGCACCCAACAAAAAACAAGCAGTAGAAGAGTTTTGGGTTAAAATAGGTGGTAGTAAAGAAAGAGCAAGGGATTTAATAAAAAAATATTACGGGAGAGTAATAGAATCCAACAAACATTTTACATCTTATTTAGAGGGTTGGAAAACAGACAGAGGAATGATTTATATAATTTACGGAGCTCCTAATTATGTTTACAGAACAGCCAATTCAGAAAGTTGGACATACGGAGAAGAAAACAATTTAATGTCACTAAACTATACATTTATAAAAGTAATAAATCCATTTACGAATAATGATTATTCAATTGACAGATCAAGCATCTACAAAGACAGATGGTACAGAGCTGTTGATATTTGGAGACAAGGACGAATTTATTTAGACAACTAA
- the rlmB gene encoding 23S rRNA (guanosine(2251)-2'-O)-methyltransferase RlmB, translated as MHQKENNNQLIFGIRPIIEAIESGKEIDKVFVQRALSGDLFKSLFKLLRDKNIYYQFVPPQKLNSLTSKNHQGVVAYMAVVEYENIFNIVPSLYEKGKTPLIIVLDRVTDVRNFGSIARTAECMGVDAIVIPSQGSAQINSEAVKASAGAIYNMSICKHENLKDVLDFLKESGMQIVAASEKTDKYIYDIPLKDGTVIIMGSEENGVSSEYLKRCNYTAKIPLIGKTGSYNVAVATGIVLYEVVRQRNTSS; from the coding sequence GTGCATCAAAAAGAAAACAACAACCAACTTATATTTGGCATTCGTCCAATTATAGAAGCTATTGAATCCGGCAAAGAGATTGACAAAGTATTTGTACAACGTGCGTTAAGTGGCGATTTATTTAAATCACTCTTTAAACTATTGCGAGACAAAAACATATATTATCAATTTGTTCCACCACAAAAACTAAATTCACTTACCTCCAAAAACCATCAAGGAGTAGTGGCATACATGGCTGTGGTAGAATATGAAAACATCTTCAATATTGTTCCTTCCTTATACGAAAAAGGCAAAACACCACTTATAATTGTATTAGACAGGGTAACCGATGTACGTAATTTTGGCTCAATTGCCCGAACGGCAGAATGTATGGGAGTAGATGCAATTGTAATACCTAGCCAAGGAAGCGCACAAATAAACAGCGAAGCTGTAAAAGCATCTGCCGGAGCTATCTACAACATGAGTATTTGCAAACACGAAAACCTAAAAGATGTGTTGGATTTTTTAAAAGAATCCGGAATGCAAATAGTAGCAGCAAGCGAAAAAACAGACAAGTATATTTATGATATCCCACTAAAAGATGGAACCGTAATTATAATGGGATCGGAGGAAAATGGCGTATCAAGTGAATACTTAAAACGCTGCAACTATACTGCGAAAATACCATTAATTGGCAAAACGGGCTCGTACAATGTTGCTGTTGCTACAGGTATTGTTTTATATGAAGTAGTAAGACAGAGAAACACTTCATCTTAA